The Christiangramia forsetii KT0803 DNA segment GCACTTATATTGTTGGAGAAGGCGCTTATGTGTGGGTGGATGTGCCAAAAACATTTACGCAACAGTTTGGAGATAAACAAGCAGGATTTTTTCTGGATGTAGTTCAACCAGTGTTGCAAAAGAAAATGTTCGGTTGGGAAAATGCATCCTTAAACGTCTCCGCAAGGACAGATTATGTAGATTTTAATATTGGTAACTTCACTCAAACTAATACAAATATAGGGGATGATTTAATTGCGGTTACCCCTTCTATTAGTTTTAGACCGTCTCCTGCAACGGTTTTAAGGTTGAATTATCGTTATCAGTGGCAGAATGACATTTTAAATAATCCAGCCACAAAAACGGCTACCTGGTACCTGGGTTTTAGTACCTATTTTTAAGAATGATATGCAGTTTTAACTAATGGAATGGGCTGCTTGGGGTGGCATGATTAGTTTTATCTTACTGCTAATTACAATATTTCTAAACAGAAGGCTTAAAATTATCTCAGTTTTTAGACAAGTTGAGAAAATGTTTCCAGGTGCAAAGCTTGATCAATAAAATGCTTCTTATTACGTATTGTATTTCTTTTCCTTCATTCTTGATTTGTGGAAAAATATCATGGGTAAAATGAGTCTGCGGTCATATTTTAAAAGAAAATTCAATTTAAATGTATCTTTTTAGAGATTTAAAGGTCTCCTTAGTAAAGTATAAAATTTATAAGTATGAATGATTGTAAATGCACTAATTGTGATTGCACTAAATGTAATTGCAGAAATTGTTTAGAAAACAATTGCCCTTGTACAAGCTGTGAATGTGGTAAGTGCGATTGTTGCTGAATTAAATAAAGGTTGGTTTAAAAGCTAACCTTTATTTATTTTTGAACTATGGAGACTCAAAAAGTTTGGAACAATTTCAATGAAGAGTTATTCTTCTTTATTCTCAAAAAAGTTAAAAATGAAAGTGCTACAAATGATATTTTTCAAAATACATTTTTAAAAATCCATAAAAAATTACATCAACTTGAGAATGATGAAAAAGTAAGAGCCTGGATTTTTCAAATTGCTCGAAACGAGATAGCAAACTACTTCAATAAAGAATCTGTTTATTTACCGAGTGCTAATTTACAGAATGAAACTGCTTTAGAAAAATATCAGTCAATATGCTGTTTTGATAAATTCGTATATGAACTACCAGATATTTATAAAAAGATAATTGAATTGATTTATATCAAAGGACTAAAGCAAAAGGAAGCGGCTGAAATGTTAGAAATAAGTCTTACAAATGTCAAGGCTAGAATACGAAGAGCTAAAGATATTTTAAAACAAAAATTCAATGAATGTTGTAAATACGAGTTTGATAAAGATGGCAAATTAATTGGTGAATCCAATTGCTCTATTTGTAAATCATAATTAAAAATACATCCGCCCACAAATCCATCGCAGATAACAGGTATTGTTAAATAATAGGATTTTAGCATTTCATAATGAAACGATTAAAAACTGACAAAGGGATAGAATGTTAACTTTAGTTGTTTCTTAGCATCATATTTTTTAAAGCAATCTTTTTTTGAATAAAAAATTGCTTTTAACATCAGATTAAATCAAAAAATAATCTATTAATTATCTTTAAGAGGGCTGTGATCACTCCACTCCACGCCATTTAAAAAAATCAAATTTTCTTTGTGTAATTAAAAGGGGCTTCTATATTTGTAGTTATTTTTAATAAATCTAAATAAGAATAATGAAATACTTTACTTTTCTGGCTTTAATGGCCTTTAGCCTCTCTGCTTTCTCCCAATCTGGATTAAAAGGTGAAATTAAAAATGAAACAAATGGACCTATGGCAGGTGCCTCCGTTTATATCGAGGAATTACAAAAAGGAACTACTACAAATTTTGACGGGTTATATAAACTCCAAGAGATTCCCCCTGGAAACTGGAGGGTAGCGGTCAAAATGTTGGGGTACCAAACTATAGAGCAAATGATAGAAGTTAAACCAGATTCCTTAACAACCTATAATGTAAACCTGCAGGAAACATACGGCAGTTTGGATGAAGTGGTAATTTCTGCGAGCCGGAACCCGGAATATCTTTCAGAAATCCCAGCTTCTGTTACGGTGGTGAACTCAGAAAAGCTTCGGGAATTCACTAAAATATCCTCCAATATTAATGAGATTCTAGCATATACTGTGCCCGGTCTTGCTGTAAGTACAGGAACATTTTCGAATTGGGGACAAACATTAAGGGGTAGATCATTACTGGTTATGGTTGATGGAATCCCTCAATCAACACCGCTACGAAACGGACAATTGGGAATTAAAAGTATTAATCCTAACGATATAAGCAGAGTCGAAGTAATCAAAGGAGCCACTTCAATATTTGGAAATGGCGGGAATGGCGGCTTTATCAATTACATCACTAAGAATCCTACCACTTCAGAAAATTTGAGTGGCACTACTAATATTTGGGGAACATCCCAACTTTCAAGTACCGAAGATGCTCTGGGATACGGAGTATACCAATCATTTTCCGGACAACTTAATAAGCTTAGTTACTATGTAAGCGGAAGTATAGAACATACCGGGAATAAATACGATGCGGAGGGCACACCATTACTACCCACCTATGGGTTTGATAATACCGATATTTACAGTACGTATGGTAAACTGGAATATCTCCTTTCTTCTAATCAAAAAATAACTCTTAACGGGAATCTTTATAAATCCCTTCAGGATTCTCCCTTTATTCCAGTTCTTGCAAATATTCAGGTGTTTAATGAAGAAGGAGACTACTCGTTGGAACCCGGTCATGGTATCGAAGGATCAATTCCTGGACAGAAGCCAACTGGTTCCGAATTGGTAAATGGGAGGTTAAAATATAATCTAAATAATATTTTCTCCGGTACTACAGATTTTGAAACTGATCTATATTATTCCAAAGCCAAAAGTATTTTCTTTTATTCCGATAAATTCGAAGGAGGAGGGCAATCCGTGATCAATTCAGAAAAGTATGGCTTAAGACCTAATTTTAATACTCAGTTCAGCCCGTCTGGCGATATGAATATATCTCTGATCTATGGACTGGATCTTTTACGAGATAAGACTAATCAGGGGCTGTTGGATGGAAGGCTCTGGGTTCCAAATATTGAACTTATGGGTGTAGCACCGTATTTACAAACCACTTTAAAACTAGATAAAAAATGGACGCTTAAAGCTGGATTACGATACGATGATTTGAAAATGGATATTGCCAATTATAATACACTTCCCTATTCACCTAAAGGAGATGGTAACTTTAATCCTTCGGTCTCCGTTCAGGGCGGAGAGCTAGCGTTCGATAATCTGGCATTTAATATGGGAGTCCGGTATATTGAACATCAGGAATTCATTCCCTACATTAGCTATTCCCAGGGTTTCTCCATAGCTGATTTAGGTTCCATTTTAAGATCTGCAAGAGCTGAAAGTATAGACAACATTCAACTGGAGCCCGCGGTTACCAATAACTATGAATTCGGGTTTATTTCAAAATTTAATAATCTTCGTTTAGAGGCGGTAGGATATTACAGCACCTCTAATTTAGGTACTGGTGTTGTATTTAGTGATGAACTAAACTCGTTTATACCTTCTGAACAACCTCAGAAAATATTCGGTGGAGAGGTAGCAATAGATTATGCTCTCCCAAGCAATAAACTACTTATTGGGACTTCTTATTCGTATGTGGAAGGGCTTAAAAACCCAAACGATGATGAAAATAATTTAAGTTATGTTGGTGGTGATGTCATTTCTGCTCCAAAATTAA contains these protein-coding regions:
- a CDS encoding sigma-70 family RNA polymerase sigma factor gives rise to the protein METQKVWNNFNEELFFFILKKVKNESATNDIFQNTFLKIHKKLHQLENDEKVRAWIFQIARNEIANYFNKESVYLPSANLQNETALEKYQSICCFDKFVYELPDIYKKIIELIYIKGLKQKEAAEMLEISLTNVKARIRRAKDILKQKFNECCKYEFDKDGKLIGESNCSICKS
- a CDS encoding TonB-dependent receptor; translation: MKYFTFLALMAFSLSAFSQSGLKGEIKNETNGPMAGASVYIEELQKGTTTNFDGLYKLQEIPPGNWRVAVKMLGYQTIEQMIEVKPDSLTTYNVNLQETYGSLDEVVISASRNPEYLSEIPASVTVVNSEKLREFTKISSNINEILAYTVPGLAVSTGTFSNWGQTLRGRSLLVMVDGIPQSTPLRNGQLGIKSINPNDISRVEVIKGATSIFGNGGNGGFINYITKNPTTSENLSGTTNIWGTSQLSSTEDALGYGVYQSFSGQLNKLSYYVSGSIEHTGNKYDAEGTPLLPTYGFDNTDIYSTYGKLEYLLSSNQKITLNGNLYKSLQDSPFIPVLANIQVFNEEGDYSLEPGHGIEGSIPGQKPTGSELVNGRLKYNLNNIFSGTTDFETDLYYSKAKSIFFYSDKFEGGGQSVINSEKYGLRPNFNTQFSPSGDMNISLIYGLDLLRDKTNQGLLDGRLWVPNIELMGVAPYLQTTLKLDKKWTLKAGLRYDDLKMDIANYNTLPYSPKGDGNFNPSVSVQGGELAFDNLAFNMGVRYIEHQEFIPYISYSQGFSIADLGSILRSARAESIDNIQLEPAVTNNYEFGFISKFNNLRLEAVGYYSTSNLGTGVVFSDELNSFIPSEQPQKIFGGEVAIDYALPSNKLLIGTSYSYVEGLKNPNDDENNLSYVGGDVISAPKLTAYVTWKPTEQFNTSLNVMSLGDRNRFSPFQDGEGNYAFRHTEFPVNGYTLVNLTATYQIKSNIDVFLGINNLLNEYYLPARSQWAAPLRSFTTAGEGANARLGVTYNF